Part of the Artemia franciscana unplaced genomic scaffold, ASM3288406v1 Scaffold_7291, whole genome shotgun sequence genome is shown below.
ACTGCCTATtgaaatttacaacaaaatcataaaaCTCAAGGTCAGGGTATGTTAAATGGTACATACCACCTATTTGCGATCCCTTTTCTGAAAGTTCTGGAATTTCGACCTCTCCTGACGGTCCTGGTTCTGCTTTTTTCGATAGAATGGACGGGGAGCCTCGTTCTGCCATCGGCGATAACGGTAGGCCCCCCCCCTTGCACGTTTTTTGGTCttccaaatgattttttcaaatccGCCACGGATTTGGCTTTGGACGTTGTAGTTGCAACATCTTTGCCAAAAAGAAACTCCGTGACTTTGACTTCGGGAGCGCATAAAGCGGATGCCACCATGGGATCTGGGCTCAACTCGAATTTCATCGCATGGCGTCTTTTTAGACTTAAATCATAATTGGTGAGGCCAAGCATGTGAACTGCATCTGTTAGGTTTTTAACAACCTTTTCTTTGATATGCTCATTTTCGAGCTCAAGAACATCATTTACTGCCTCTAAAACACAAAAGGTTGAGTGAACAATTGTCCGCTGCACTTGAAGTGCCTTAGCATCCCTCTGTTTAGCACGTGCTGAGAGAGTGGCCCAAATCTCACTATTCACCTTGGGAACAACAATTTTATCTGTATTCGCAGGCCTAGGGTGGCGCTCAAATAAATCTTTTAGCTTCCCTATTTCCAAAGGCTCGGAGAAAGCTCTATTTGCaactttggcaagttttttatgGATCTTGGGACCCTCTTTGTTACCAGAACGTTCCTCAGAAATCTTTTTGAATAGAGAGTCATTTGAcgtgttttcttttaatcttttacctTTTCGCTTTTCCGGAGAAGCCTTCCGCTTTTTTTCATGGATTTTTACGGGGCTCACAGAGCCAGTTCTTATGGTTCTAGAACCTATTTGTGGGCTCCGAGAGCTAGATTTGTCATTCCTAGAACTAATTTGAGGGCTCCGAGAGCCATATCGAGCATGAGTTTGAAACTCTGGGCTCCGAGAGCCACTATTTGTTCTATGATCACTATCACTCTCACTTGAGAGTATTCTGCGACGCGAATGAGCTTTATTTCGCCTTCCACGTTCATAATCTTCATCAACTAAACTGTCCAATAGTCCAATCACTATTTCACTGTCACTCattatttaatttggtctgaaTCAAAGCGAATGCGAACGTCAACTGGTTTGGTTTGGTCAATTGAGGCGAAAGCACCCGTCTATCTCAGTTTAACTCGAGGCGAAGCTAAGGCGCTCCTATTGGAGTagaatagatatcaatagtagatagaacagtgaaagtttgattctagctagtatatctactatttctatgagtcatatgcaagacgtcattttagaaaagactttttcactattcaataaatagatatcaatagtagatagaacagtgaaagtttgattctagctagtctatctactatttctatgagtcatatgcaagacgtcattttagaaaagactttttcactattcaataaatagatatcaatagtagatagaacagtgaaagtttgattctagctagtctatctactatttctatgagtcatatgcaagacgtcattttagaaaagactttttcactattcaataaatagatatcaatagtagatagaacagtgaaagtttgattctagctagtctatctactatttctatgagtcatatgcaagacgtcattttagaaaagactttttcactattcaataaatagatatcaatagtagatagaacagtgaaagtttgattctagctagtctatctactatttctatgagtcatatgcaagacgtcattttagaaaagactttttcactattcaataaatagatatcaatagtagatagaacagtgaaagtttgattctagctagtctatctactatttctatgagtcatatgcaagacgtcattttagaaaagactttttcactattcaataaatagatatcaatagtagatagaacagtgaaagtttgattctagctagtctatctactatttctatgagtcatatgcaagacgtcattttagaaaagactttttcactattcaataaatagatatcaatagtagatagaacagtgaaagtttgattctagctagtctatctactatttctatgagtcatatgcaagacgtcattttagaaaagactttttcactattcaataaatagatatcaatagtagatagaacagtgaaagtttgattctagctagtctatctactatttcaatgagtcatatgcaagacgtcattttagaaaagactttttcactattcaataaatagatatcaatagtagatagaacagtgaaagtttgattctagctagtctatctactatttctatgagtcatatgcaagacgtcattttagaaaagactttttcactattcaataaatagatatcaatagtagatagaacagtgaaagttttattctagctagtctatctactatttctatgagtcatatgcaagacgtcattttagaaaagactttttcactattcaataaatagatatcaatagtagatagaacagtgaaagtttgattctagctagtctatctactatttctatgagtcatatgcaagacgtcattttagaaaagactttttcactattcaataaatagatatcaatagtagatagaacagtgaaagtttgattctagctagtctatctactatttctatgagtcatatgcaagacgtcattttagaaaagactttttcactattcaataaatagatatcaatagtagatagaacagtgaaagttagattctagctagtctatctactatttctatgagtcatatgcaagacgtcattttagaaaagactttttcactattcaataaatagatatcaatagtagatagaacagtgaaagtttgattctagctagtctatctactatttctatgagtcatatgcaagacgtcattttagaaaagactttttcactattcaataaatagatatcaatagtagatagaacagtgaaagtttgattctagctagtctatctactatttctatgagtcatatgcaagacgtcattttagaaaagactttttcactattcaataaatagatatcaatagtagatagaacagtgaaagtttgattctagctagtctatctactatttctatgagtcatatgcaagacgtcattttagaaaagactttttcactattcaataaatagatatcaatagtagatagaacagtgaaagtttgattctagctagtctatctactatttctatgagtcatatgcaagacgtcatttcagaaaagactttttcactattcaataaatagatatcaatagtagatagaacagtgaaagtttgattctagctagtctatctactatttctatgagtcatatgcaagacgtcattttagaaaagactttttcactattcaataaatagatatcaatagtagatagaacagtgaaagtttgattctagctagtctatctactatttctatgagtcatatgcaagacgtcattttagaaaagactttttcactattcaataaatagatatcaatagtagatagaacagtgaaagtttgattctagctagtctatctactatttctatgagtcatatgcaagacgtcattttagaaaagactttttcactattcaataaatagatatcaatagtagatagaacagtgaaagtttgattctagctagtctatctactatttctatgagtcatatgcaagacgtcattttagaaaagactttttcactattcaataaatagatatcaatagtagatagaacagtgaaagtttgattctagctagtctatctactatttctatgagtcatatgcaagacgtcattttagaaaagacttttcactattcaataaatagatatcaatagtagatagaacagtgaaagtttgattctaggtagtctatctactatttctatgagtcatatgcaagacgtcattttagaaaagactttttcactattcaataaatagatatcaatagtagatagaacagtgaaagtttgattctagctagtctatctactatttctatgagtcatatgcaagacgtcattttagaaaagactttttcactattcaataaatagatatcaatagtagatagaacagtgaaagtttgattctagctagtctatctactatttctatgagtcatatgcaagacgtcattttagaaaagactttttcactattcaataaatagatatcaatagtagatagaacagtgaaagtttgattctagctagtctatctactatttctatgagtcatatgcaagacgtcattttagaaaagactttttcactattcaataaatagatatcaatagtagatagaacagtgaaagtttgattctagctagtctatctactatttctatgagtcatatgcaagacgtcattttagaaaagactttttcactattcaataaatagatatcaatagtagatagaacagtgaaagtttgattctagctagtctatctactatttctatgagtcatatgcaagacgtcattttagaaaagactttttcactattcaataaatagatatcaatagtagatagaacagtgaaagtttgattctagctagtctatctactatttctatgagtcatatgcaagacgtcattttagaaaagactttttcactattcaataaatagatatcaatagtagatagaacagtgaaattttgattctagctagtctatctactatttctatgagtcatatgcaagacgtcattttagaaaagacttttttcactattcaataaatagatatcaatagtagatagaacagtgaaagtttgattctagctagtctatctactatttctatgagtcatatgcaagacgtcattttagaaaagactttttcactattcaataaatagatatcaatagtagatagaacagtgaaagtttgattctagctagtctatctactatttctatgagtcatatgcaagacgtcattttagaaaagactttttcactattcaataaatagatatcaatagtagatagaacagtgaaagtttgattctagctagtctatctactatttctatgagtcatatgcaagacgtcattttagaaaagactttttcactattcaataaatagatatcaatagtagatagaacagtgaaagtttgattctagctagtctatctactatttctatgagtcatatgcaagacgtcattttagaaaagactttttcactattcaataaatagatatcaatagtagatagaacagtgaaagtttgattctagctagtctatctactatttctatgagtcatatgcaagacgtcattttagaaaagactttttcactattcaataaatagatatcaatagtagatagaacagtgaaagtttgattctagctagtctatctactatttctatgagtcatatgcaagacgtcattttagaaaagactttttcactattcaataaatagatatcaatagtagatagaacagtgaaagtttgattctagctagtc
Proteins encoded:
- the LOC136043572 gene encoding uncharacterized protein LOC136043572 isoform X2, translated to MSDSEIVIGLLDSLVDEDYERGRRNKAHSRRRILSSESDSDHRTNSGSRSPEFQTHARYGSRSPQISSRNDKSSSRSPQIGSRTIRTGSVSPVKIHEKKRKASPEKRKGKRLKENTSNDSLFKKISEERSGNKEGPKIHKKLAKVANRAFSEPLEIGKLKDLFERHPRPANTDKIVVPKVNSEIWATLSARAKQRDAKALQVQRTIVHSTFCVLEAVNDVLELENEHIKEKVVKNLTDAVHMLGLTNYDLSLKRRHAMKFELSPDPMVASALCAPEVKVTEFLFGKDVATTTSKAKSVADLKKSFGRPKNVQGGGPTVIADGRTRLPVHSIEKSRTRTVRRGRNSRTFRKGIANR
- the LOC136043572 gene encoding uncharacterized protein LOC136043572 isoform X1, whose amino-acid sequence is MSDSEIVIGLLDSLVDEDYERGRRNKAHSRRRILSSESDSDHRTNSGSRSPEFQTHARYGSRSPQISSRNDKSSSRSPQIGSRTIRTGSVSPVKIHEKKRKASPEKRKGKRLKENTSNDSLFKKISEERSGNKEGPKIHKKLAKVANRAFSEPLEIGKLKDLFERHPRPANTDKIVVPKVNSEIWATLSARAKQRDAKALQVQRTIVHSTFCVLEAVNDVLELENEHIKEKVVKNLTDAVHMLGLTNYDLSLKRRHAMKFELSPDPMVASALCAPEVKVTEFLFGKDVATTTSKAKSVADLKKSFGRPKNVQGGGPTVIADGRTRLPVHSIEKSRTRTVRRGRNSRTFRKGIANRWYRYQCLRCS